Part of the Drosophila santomea strain STO CAGO 1482 chromosome 2L, Prin_Dsan_1.1, whole genome shotgun sequence genome is shown below.
ttagcatttttggaaaggggtaccatcatcattttttgcaaaaagtggtcaaaaataaaaattttaaagtggCAATGCAGTTCGATGCGGAATTTtattacgagttcaacgagaCATAACACTCCATTCTAAGATTATTTGTTGgaattttatgcaaaaaaatattgactTTTTTATGACAAGAACATGGGATTGACATAAATGTCCACTTTTTCATTGCAATCTTATGTAGAAACATGTCCCACATCCAAACTTCTAGCTGAAGTCTccaaatacaatttaaaaggCTTCAGTTAGTTATCAAATTTACCAAAATATGTATTCAaagtattttgtattttctatattttcaaTAACTCACGAATAACTTATCTGGAAACTAAGAGATTCTagtaataatatatgtatctaCATTGCAAGCAACTACAGATAGCACTACACATTTATTGGTCAATGTGTTTCTGACTTTCCGTCTGCCttagaaaattataaaaaaattcgTTCCCacaaaattttgatttgcaGCTTGCATTGAATCCACCGATGGAACATGTGCCACCGCATCAAGCAGGACTACAGTGGCAACAGCTACCTGGGCCTCCACTTGGGCACCCAACTCTTCCGCGCCCTGATCCTCGACTCCAAATTGAACGTTACCTATGTGGCACAGATCCGCTATGACGTTGATCTTCCAGAGTTCAAGACAACGAATGGAATTCTAACAGATGGCGGTCCTGGCGAGTACCTGGCCAACCCGGTGATGTGGGTAAAGGCACTAGACATGCTGATAGACTGTCTGGTGAAGCAGGGAGCGGACATGCACTCGGTGGCCTCGATTGCCGGAGCAGCTCAGCAGCATGGCTGTGTCTTCTGGTCGGAGTTGGGCCTAAGGCGTCTGTGCAATTTGAATATCAACCTGCGGCTCCACGAGCAGATCACGGAGAGCGCCTTCGAGCTGACCAGGACGCCCACGTGGATGGACAGCTCAACGGACGTGCAGGTCCGTGAAATGGAGCACGCTGTCGGCGGTCCCGCTGAACTGTCAAAAATAACGGGCTCCAGAGCCTATACGAGATTCACGGGTCCCCAGATACGGAAGGTGTATACCCAGTGCCCGGAGCAGTACGCAAGAACTGCCAAGATTTCGCTGATCAGCAGCTTTTTGGCATCGCTCCTTATCGGAGGCATTGCCTCAATAGACTACACCGATGGCTCAGGGATGAATCTGCTCGACATCCGGAAAAAGAACTGGTCTCCTACGTGCCTAAACGCATGTGCTCCTGACCTGGCCAAACGTTTGATGAAGCCCATTCCCTCGTCGCAGCTGCAAGGACGCGTAGCGGACTACTACGTGAAACGCTGGAACTTCAGGACGGACTGCATGGTGGTGGCTTCCGCCGGGAGCAAAGCCTCGGAAATGGCAGGGCTTCTGGTGGAGAAGGACTTCCTCATGCTCTCCCTGGATACCAGTGATGTGGTGGTCATGCCATTGAAAAAAGCTCCGCGGCTGGAGGACGGCCATGTGCTGTGCCACCCGACAAGAAGAGACGAGTACATGGGCCTCCTGTGCTTTCAAAATGGGGAGTTGACACGAAGAGCCATCTGTGAGGATGTGGCGGGAGGCAGTTGGAGGCGCTTCTACGAAATGCTTGACGCTACGCCTCCGGGCAACAATGGCAATGTGGCTGTCCACTTCCGGGACCGGGAGATTATACCCATTGCCAAGGGCACTCTTCGCTGGGATGCGAACATAAACCCGCTGACGGCGGAGAGCCTACGTGGCCGACACCGCTTCTCCGCACCGGAGATTGAGGTGCGGGCTCTAATCGAAGGTCAGATCATGCACCACTGGGCCATTGCCCACGAGATGGGCTTTCACCAAACACCGAACACAAAGATCATCGTGGTGGGAGAGGACTCGCGGTGCCAAAGTGTACTGCAGATCGTGGCGGACATCTTCAATGCCCCCGTTTACCAGCGAACCGGCGTCGAGGTCAGCCTTTTGGGATGCGCCTTTCGTGCCAGGTACGCCTTTTACGAACACCGGGAGTCCGCCTGCAACTGCCAGTCCTGCATGATGCCCCGTGGCCGTAGGAAGAGACTTAGCTACGACGAGTTCTTCAGGGGCGTGCCTTCCGGCTTGAAACTGGCTGCGGAGCCAACGCCGGGCTGCGATAAGATCTACACGCCCCTGATCGCACGATGCTCCCAAATTTGCCAGCTGCTGGCTGCCAAATCCAGTGTGTACTTTTACAGCCCAGTAAATTGAGTGATAAACTTCAATTAGATGGTTTCCTTGTTCCTTTCTACGTCTATACGAAAATCAGTAAAGTAACCTACATTTAACTAAGGAGTGATCAAATACTAAGTCAAGGGGGTCGGCGGAATGGGCCTAGAAATCCGCATCCCAGCCGGAGAGCTCGTCCGGTGGCTCGTTCAGATCGCACGGAAAGCGGTCGAAGTAGCGCACATCCGTCGGATGGGCGATGGGTCTCACGAAGGGCGGAATCAGCAGCTGGCTGGCCAGGCCGTCCCAGTCGAAGCCGAGGAACCACCTAGGATTCAAACACATCATCAATAGTTATCCATCAGCTTTCTGAAACTCCTTCTCTCACTCACTTGTGCTTTTTGATGTCCTGGATGCCACCAGTCTGGTAGCCAAGGCGCTCCGATGGAACATCGCGGCATAGCCGCTTGATGAGCTGCACGGCCCAGCGGGAGATGTGCTTGGGAAAAGCTATCATGTCAATGCCCTTCAGGATGAGGTTGTACGTCTGCATGGGATCTGGAGCACTGAACGGTGGCCTACAAGCGAAACATGACCATTATTGGGGGAGTTGAAAATTTCAAATGGTGATCTCTGTAACGTACGTTCCGTTGAGCAGCTCATGGATGAGAATGCCCAAAGCCCAGTAGTCCACGGCTCGATCGTGGCCCTTGTTCAGGATAATCTCGGGTGCCACGTACTCCGGGGTGCCGCAGAAGGTCCACGTCTTGGTGCTCGTGCCGATCTGCTTGGCGAAGCCGAAATCCACGATCTTCACGTAGCCGCGCTCATCCAGCATCAGGTTCTCGGGCTTGAGGTCTCTATAGATGATACCGCGGGCATGCAAGTACTCAAATGCCTGCAGCACACAGCCGATGATGAACTGCGCCGCGTTGTCCTCAAAGGAGCCGCGATCCCGCAGCATCGTCCATATCTCGCCACCCATGCAGGCCTCGAGCAGCATGTACACGTACTTCTCGTCACGGAAAGTGCGATACAAGCGGCAGATGAAGGGCGACCTCGAACTGAGCATGATGTGGCGTTCGCTGAAGATGTGCTCCTCCTGCTTGGTGTCCACAATGTGTCGCTTCTTGAGGCACTTCAGGGCGAAGATATCCACGCGCTCCTGATGGTGGGCTTTCACCAGCTCCACCCGGCCAAAGCCTCCGATGCCAAGAGTGCTGACCACCTCGAGGTCCGTGAGCTTAAGGTCGGGGAactcctgctgcagctgctccttcGGCTCATCCCGGCGGCTTTCCCGCGCCTGCTTCATGGCTAGCATCCTGCTCTCATCGCCGTAGTCCTTCTCCTTCAGCTCGCAGAGGTCCCCAATCAGCCGCTTGAAGGAATCCCTGTCCAGGGTCAAGCATTCGACTCCTGGTGACAGAGCGATGATGTTGGCCGTTCGCTTGTCCTCATTGATCAGCGCCTGCTCTCCGAAGTAGTCTCCCCTGGAAAGCGTTCGCAGCTCCGTTTCCTCCGGCGAGGTGGGAGTTAGTTTCTGGGTCACTCGGACATTGCCCTGTGAGATCAGGAAGAAACTGTCCCCGGCGGTTCCCTGGCGGATGATGTAGGTGCCAGCGGCGTAAAACTCCAGCTCCAGAACATCTGCTatcttggccagcagctcTTCGCTTAGGT
Proteins encoded:
- the LOC120458138 gene encoding xylulose kinase, with the protein product MCHRIKQDYSGNSYLGLHLGTQLFRALILDSKLNVTYVAQIRYDVDLPEFKTTNGILTDGGPGEYLANPVMWVKALDMLIDCLVKQGADMHSVASIAGAAQQHGCVFWSELGLRRLCNLNINLRLHEQITESAFELTRTPTWMDSSTDVQVREMEHAVGGPAELSKITGSRAYTRFTGPQIRKVYTQCPEQYARTAKISLISSFLASLLIGGIASIDYTDGSGMNLLDIRKKNWSPTCLNACAPDLAKRLMKPIPSSQLQGRVADYYVKRWNFRTDCMVVASAGSKASEMAGLLVEKDFLMLSLDTSDVVVMPLKKAPRLEDGHVLCHPTRRDEYMGLLCFQNGELTRRAICEDVAGGSWRRFYEMLDATPPGNNGNVAVHFRDREIIPIAKGTLRWDANINPLTAESLRGRHRFSAPEIEVRALIEGQIMHHWAIAHEMGFHQTPNTKIIVVGEDSRCQSVLQIVADIFNAPVYQRTGVEVSLLGCAFRARYAFYEHRESACNCQSCMMPRGRRKRLSYDEFFRGVPSGLKLAAEPTPGCDKIYTPLIARCSQICQLLAAKSSVYFYSPVN
- the LOC120458137 gene encoding cGMP-dependent protein kinase, isozyme 1 translates to MAAGMLTDREREAIVSSLTKDVQALREMVRSRESELVKLHREIHKLKSVLQQTTNSLNVSRHEKAKTKLYSLPEQCGEQEDRERNPHLCSSCGMVLPTSPEFALEALSLGPLCLSASTSSASPSGSTSADEVRPKAMPAAIKKQGVSAESCVQSMQQSYSIPIPKYDKDFSDKQQIKDAIMDNDFLKNIDASQVRELVDSMYSKSIAAGEFVIREGEVGAHLYVSAAGEFAVMQQGKVLDKMGAGKAFGELAILYNCTRTASIRVLSEAARVWVLDRRVFQQIMMCTGLQRIENSVNFLRSVPLLMNLSEELLAKIADVLELEFYAAGTYIIRQGTAGDSFFLISQGNVRVTQKLTPTSPEETELRTLSRGDYFGEQALINEDKRTANIIALSPGVECLTLDRDSFKRLIGDLCELKEKDYGDESRMLAMKQARESRRDEPKEQLQQEFPDLKLTDLEVVSTLGIGGFGRVELVKAHHQERVDIFALKCLKKRHIVDTKQEEHIFSERHIMLSSRSPFICRLYRTFRDEKYVYMLLEACMGGEIWTMLRDRGSFEDNAAQFIIGCVLQAFEYLHARGIIYRDLKPENLMLDERGYVKIVDFGFAKQIGTSTKTWTFCGTPEYVAPEIILNKGHDRAVDYWALGILIHELLNGTPPFSAPDPMQTYNLILKGIDMIAFPKHISRWAVQLIKRLCRDVPSERLGYQTGGIQDIKKHKWFLGFDWDGLASQLLIPPFVRPIAHPTDVRYFDRFPCDLNEPPDELSGWDADF